A window of the Haloarcula litorea genome harbors these coding sequences:
- a CDS encoding DUF7115 domain-containing protein has protein sequence MEIPDLVQQELGDEEVRAVVNLGDEDTLCLTRTRTLVYRGEGLLSDETVESYPHDFERLEVGEGRRKTTLRLTYDDQKLELSVPNDRADPVLKRIVEGHLRVAGVVDGEETVAGVFRFSELTLVVTERRLLKHLGNVTWDADHETYPYDAVTGLEFEEGSVATSVVLSVDGRPERIKAPSEQAKTVRKTLEGALFSFHDVDSLAELNEAVGVDEDGDEDGGDDRLGLESGIDPLVGGDEAAETADEGAKQEPTTAAAATTDGSRAASASEGASQRGPDEISTGGRDDVAALREQVTELTAAVERQSDQLERQGEQLERQREQLQQQEQTIEKLIEELRHRL, from the coding sequence ATGGAGATACCAGACCTCGTCCAGCAGGAACTCGGGGACGAGGAGGTTCGGGCCGTCGTCAACCTCGGCGACGAGGACACGCTCTGTCTCACGCGGACCCGGACGCTCGTCTACCGCGGCGAGGGGCTGCTCAGCGACGAGACGGTCGAGAGCTATCCGCACGACTTCGAGCGGCTGGAGGTCGGCGAGGGGCGGCGCAAGACGACGCTGCGGCTGACCTACGACGACCAGAAACTGGAACTGTCCGTCCCGAACGACCGGGCCGACCCCGTCCTGAAACGGATCGTCGAAGGGCACCTCCGCGTCGCCGGCGTCGTCGACGGGGAGGAGACCGTCGCCGGCGTCTTCCGGTTCAGCGAGCTCACGCTGGTCGTGACCGAGCGACGCCTGCTCAAACACCTCGGCAACGTCACGTGGGACGCCGACCACGAGACCTACCCCTACGACGCCGTCACCGGACTGGAGTTCGAGGAGGGCAGCGTCGCGACGTCGGTGGTCCTCTCCGTCGACGGCCGACCGGAACGGATCAAGGCCCCGTCCGAGCAGGCCAAGACCGTCCGCAAGACCCTCGAAGGCGCGCTGTTTTCCTTCCACGACGTCGACTCGCTGGCCGAACTCAACGAGGCCGTCGGTGTCGACGAGGACGGCGACGAGGACGGCGGCGACGACCGACTGGGACTGGAGTCCGGCATCGACCCGCTGGTCGGCGGCGACGAGGCGGCCGAGACCGCCGACGAGGGTGCCAAGCAGGAGCCCACCACCGCCGCGGCGGCGACGACCGACGGGTCCCGGGCGGCGTCCGCGAGCGAGGGAGCGAGCCAGCGCGGACCCGACGAGATCTCGACGGGCGGCCGCGACGACGTCGCGGCCCTGCGAGAGCAGGTGACGGAACTCACCGCCGCCGTCGAGCGACAGAGCGACCAACTCGAACGACAGGGGGAACAGCTCGAACGGCAGCGCGAGCAGCTCCAACAGCAGGAACAGACGATCGAGAAGCTCATCGAGGAGCTCCGGCACCGGCTGTGA
- a CDS encoding twin-arginine translocation signal domain-containing protein, translating to MQRRSFLTAAGAAGVSLGLAGCEGLVGDGADTPTSTTASTDTPTDTPVDLPSEWASPNMGMWGWTARSVAYAADQLGVEVQLAAIGQGGQTWDRITNWRRFRGFDEWVRNGENRWYLPHAPLVVGAEVTAEDREPTDRERREAWRRAADGAFDDKWRRFAETFADRGFDHTNCILRLSNEFTGGFHKHGTFNTDGEMVVPPADFVETYRRTVEIIRSEMGPVHTVWAPTLGRDVADTKANYPGRDYAVLGVDVYDDGLAYGSPKFAPDGIDYHRALARGNTRNVRRVREFVWNRRVLAGRRQDSPGFGLNDLAEMQSEHDAPVCIPEWGLRWRESGYGGQDNPYFVRKMWEWMNDHEAVFHSYFNHADSAGSVQIAPPSHDIPKARRAFKSTFGSVGAHPMPRMRRR from the coding sequence GTGCAGCGCCGCAGTTTCCTCACGGCCGCCGGGGCAGCGGGAGTCAGCCTCGGGCTCGCCGGATGTGAGGGGTTGGTCGGCGACGGGGCGGACACACCGACGTCGACGACCGCGTCGACGGACACGCCGACAGACACCCCGGTCGACCTGCCGTCGGAGTGGGCGTCGCCGAACATGGGGATGTGGGGATGGACGGCCCGGAGCGTCGCGTACGCAGCCGATCAGCTCGGTGTCGAGGTCCAACTCGCCGCCATCGGCCAGGGTGGACAGACGTGGGACAGGATAACGAACTGGCGGCGGTTCAGGGGCTTCGACGAGTGGGTTCGGAACGGCGAGAACCGCTGGTACCTCCCCCACGCCCCGCTCGTGGTCGGGGCCGAAGTCACCGCGGAGGACCGCGAGCCGACCGACCGCGAACGGCGCGAGGCCTGGCGGCGCGCTGCCGACGGGGCGTTCGACGACAAGTGGCGACGGTTCGCCGAAACGTTCGCCGATCGGGGGTTCGACCACACGAACTGCATCCTCAGGCTCAGCAACGAGTTCACCGGCGGCTTTCACAAACACGGGACGTTCAACACCGACGGCGAGATGGTCGTCCCCCCCGCCGACTTCGTCGAGACGTATCGGCGGACGGTCGAGATCATCCGGTCGGAGATGGGGCCAGTCCACACGGTCTGGGCACCGACGCTGGGCCGAGACGTCGCGGACACGAAGGCGAACTATCCGGGGCGAGACTACGCGGTGCTGGGGGTGGACGTCTACGACGACGGGCTGGCGTACGGGTCGCCGAAGTTCGCTCCGGACGGTATCGATTACCACCGGGCGCTCGCGAGAGGGAACACACGGAACGTCCGGCGGGTCCGGGAGTTCGTCTGGAACAGACGCGTGCTCGCCGGTCGGAGACAGGACTCGCCCGGGTTCGGGCTGAACGACCTCGCCGAGATGCAGTCGGAACACGACGCGCCCGTCTGCATCCCGGAGTGGGGGCTTCGGTGGCGAGAGAGCGGGTACGGCGGGCAGGACAACCCCTATTTCGTCCGGAAGATGTGGGAGTGGATGAACGACCACGAGGCCGTGTTCCACTCGTATTTCAACCACGCCGACTCGGCCGGCTCGGTCCAGATCGCACCGCCGAGTCACGATATCCCGAAGGCCCGCAGAGCGTTCAAATCGACGTTCGGATCCGTGGGGGCACACCCGATGCCGCGGATGCGGAGACGGTGA
- a CDS encoding nuclear transport factor 2 family protein yields the protein MDARATVTDYYDSLRHGAPLDSFVAEDRPADDPIVKFGVSETLVGSDAVQSGLRDQTASTSDWTVESRALRLTERGDHAWFSDRVELAWTDADGERRSFDTRWSGTLERRDGDWRFVGLHVSTASEL from the coding sequence ATGGACGCGAGAGCCACGGTCACCGACTACTACGACTCCCTGCGCCACGGTGCGCCGCTGGACAGCTTCGTCGCCGAGGACCGGCCGGCCGACGACCCGATCGTGAAGTTCGGCGTCTCGGAGACGCTCGTCGGCTCCGACGCCGTCCAGTCCGGGCTGCGGGACCAGACGGCCTCGACGAGCGACTGGACCGTCGAGAGCCGCGCCCTGCGGCTCACCGAACGCGGGGACCACGCGTGGTTCAGCGACCGGGTGGAACTGGCGTGGACGGACGCCGACGGCGAGCGCCGGTCGTTCGACACACGCTGGAGCGGGACGCTCGAACGACGCGACGGGGACTGGCGGTTCGTCGGACTGCACGTCAGCACCGCCAGCGAGCTGTAG
- a CDS encoding zinc-dependent alcohol dehydrogenase family protein, whose product MRAAVYRGPGEIAVEEVPKPEVESPTDAVVRVTHTAVCGSDLWFYRGDSDREEGSRVGHEPMGIVEAVGDDVRSVEPGDRVFAPFVISCGSCEFCRKGLHTSCVNGDSWGGDNGGGQGEYVRATQADGTLVRVPDRHADDEDTLEAILPLTDVMGTGHHAAVSAGVGEGDTCIVVGDGAVGLCGVLAARRLGAERIVAMGHHEDRLELAEEFGATETVAARGEAAVERATDLTHGGANHVLECVGAASAMDTAVDVCRPGGTVGYVGVPHGVDDEGLDVFSMFGDNVALNGGVAPVRAYAEELLSDVLQGTLDPSPIFTKTVDLDGVPEGYRAMDEREAIKVLVKP is encoded by the coding sequence ATGCGCGCCGCAGTCTACCGCGGTCCAGGTGAGATCGCCGTCGAAGAGGTCCCGAAGCCGGAAGTCGAGTCGCCGACCGACGCCGTGGTCCGGGTGACACACACGGCCGTCTGCGGGTCCGACCTGTGGTTCTACCGCGGGGACAGCGACCGCGAGGAAGGGTCCCGCGTCGGCCACGAACCGATGGGCATCGTCGAGGCGGTCGGCGACGACGTCCGTTCGGTCGAGCCGGGAGACAGGGTGTTCGCGCCGTTCGTCATCAGTTGCGGTTCCTGTGAGTTCTGTCGGAAGGGGCTCCACACGTCCTGCGTGAACGGCGACTCCTGGGGCGGCGACAACGGCGGCGGCCAGGGCGAGTACGTCCGGGCGACACAGGCCGACGGCACGCTCGTCCGGGTCCCGGACCGCCACGCCGACGACGAGGACACCCTCGAAGCGATCCTGCCGCTGACCGACGTGATGGGGACGGGCCACCACGCGGCGGTCAGCGCGGGCGTCGGCGAGGGCGACACCTGTATCGTCGTCGGCGACGGCGCGGTCGGGCTCTGTGGCGTGCTCGCGGCCCGACGCCTCGGGGCCGAGCGCATCGTCGCGATGGGCCACCACGAGGACCGCCTCGAACTGGCCGAAGAGTTCGGCGCGACCGAGACCGTCGCCGCCCGCGGCGAGGCGGCCGTCGAGCGAGCCACGGACCTCACCCACGGCGGCGCGAACCACGTGCTGGAGTGTGTCGGCGCGGCGTCGGCGATGGACACCGCCGTCGACGTCTGCCGGCCCGGCGGCACCGTCGGCTACGTCGGCGTCCCCCACGGCGTCGACGACGAGGGGCTGGACGTGTTCTCGATGTTCGGCGACAACGTCGCGCTGAACGGCGGGGTCGCGCCGGTCCGGGCCTACGCCGAGGAGCTGCTGTCGGACGTGCTCCAGGGGACACTCGATCCCTCGCCCATCTTCACGAAGACCGTCGACCTCGACGGGGTCCCCGAGGGCTACCGCGCGATGGACGAACGCGAGGCGATCAAGGTTCTCGTCAAGCCCTAG
- a CDS encoding FAD-dependent oxidoreductase produces MTDDPTVLVVGGGATGVGVARDLALRGVGVTLVERGGLSSGTSGRSHGLLHSGARYAEADAVGAEECIAENRVLRDIAGECVRDTGGLFVQLAGDDPDYFAAKRAACEAVGIETETLDPAAARELVPGLSADVERAMRVPDAVVYPSRLVAANAADAAAHGATIYPHAPLESLTVADGAVVEATLGGDADATIAPDYVVNAAGAWAGQVAAKAGVAVEMAPARGVMVSVDYDGLGPVLNRCRDPDDGDIVVPHDAEAVVGTTSVPVSDPDDYERADWEVERSIEECAAMLPAVADAEVLRTWWGVRPLYAPDEGDGDRRGISRGFFRLDHADDGVENFASVVGGKLTTYRRMAESTTDLVCERLGVEAACETASRRLPGADEPERLDEYVARYDGQGPTDEDVVGAA; encoded by the coding sequence ATGACAGACGATCCCACGGTCCTCGTCGTCGGCGGCGGCGCGACGGGCGTCGGCGTGGCCCGCGACCTCGCACTGCGTGGCGTCGGCGTGACGCTCGTCGAGCGTGGCGGCCTGTCGAGCGGGACCTCCGGTCGCTCACACGGGCTCTTGCACAGCGGCGCTCGCTACGCCGAGGCAGACGCCGTCGGGGCCGAGGAGTGTATCGCGGAGAACCGCGTCCTGAGAGACATCGCGGGCGAGTGCGTCCGCGACACCGGTGGACTCTTCGTCCAGCTGGCCGGCGACGACCCCGACTACTTCGCGGCCAAGCGGGCCGCCTGCGAGGCGGTCGGCATCGAGACGGAGACGCTCGACCCGGCCGCCGCGAGAGAGCTGGTGCCGGGGCTCTCGGCGGACGTCGAACGGGCGATGCGGGTCCCCGACGCAGTCGTCTACCCCTCGCGGCTGGTCGCGGCCAACGCGGCCGACGCCGCGGCCCACGGCGCGACGATCTACCCGCACGCGCCGCTTGAGTCGCTGACGGTCGCCGACGGGGCCGTCGTCGAGGCGACGCTGGGGGGCGACGCCGACGCGACGATCGCACCGGACTACGTCGTCAACGCCGCCGGCGCGTGGGCCGGGCAGGTCGCCGCGAAGGCGGGCGTCGCGGTCGAGATGGCACCGGCCCGTGGCGTGATGGTCTCGGTCGACTACGACGGTCTCGGCCCGGTGCTGAACCGCTGTCGGGACCCCGACGACGGTGACATCGTGGTGCCCCACGACGCCGAGGCCGTCGTCGGGACGACGAGCGTCCCCGTCTCGGACCCCGACGACTACGAGCGGGCCGACTGGGAGGTCGAGCGGTCCATCGAGGAGTGTGCGGCGATGCTGCCGGCCGTCGCCGACGCCGAGGTGCTTCGGACGTGGTGGGGCGTCCGCCCGCTCTACGCACCCGACGAGGGCGACGGCGACCGGCGCGGCATCTCGCGGGGCTTCTTCAGGCTCGACCACGCCGACGACGGCGTCGAGAACTTCGCCAGCGTCGTCGGCGGGAAGCTGACGACCTACCGGCGGATGGCCGAGTCGACGACCGACCTGGTCTGTGAACGGCTCGGCGTCGAGGCGGCCTGCGAGACCGCCTCGCGGCGGCTCCCCGGTGCCGACGAGCCGGAGCGACTCGACGAGTACGTGGCTCGCTACGACGGACAGGGACCGACCGACGAGGATGTCGTCGGAGCGGCGTAG
- a CDS encoding HalX domain-containing protein: MTTEPDTATVLVVDDETDVAELYTTWLGQAHDVRSATDGERALDVVDETVDVVFLDRQMPGMSGDDVLDRIDERGLDCRVVMVTAVDPDFDIVEMPFDDYLTKPVAREDLLETVDEMLVRDSYDDTLQRYFSMASKKATLESEKNAAELDAHEEYREVSRRVEDLRERADETVSEFDDFETAFQEFG; the protein is encoded by the coding sequence ATGACGACAGAACCTGACACGGCGACGGTACTCGTCGTCGACGACGAGACCGACGTGGCCGAACTCTACACGACGTGGCTCGGACAGGCCCACGACGTGCGGAGCGCCACCGACGGGGAACGCGCACTCGACGTCGTCGACGAAACGGTGGACGTGGTGTTTCTGGACCGGCAGATGCCGGGGATGTCCGGCGACGACGTCCTCGACCGCATCGACGAGCGGGGGCTGGACTGCCGGGTCGTGATGGTGACGGCCGTCGATCCGGACTTCGACATCGTCGAGATGCCGTTCGACGACTACCTCACGAAACCGGTCGCCCGCGAGGACCTGCTGGAGACGGTCGACGAGATGCTCGTCCGGGACAGCTACGACGACACGCTCCAGCGGTACTTCTCGATGGCCTCGAAGAAGGCCACCCTCGAGTCGGAGAAGAACGCGGCGGAACTGGACGCACACGAGGAGTACCGCGAGGTCAGCCGGCGCGTCGAGGACCTCCGGGAGCGAGCCGACGAGACGGTGTCGGAGTTCGACGACTTCGAGACCGCCTTTCAGGAGTTCGGCTGA
- a CDS encoding ribonuclease H, with protein MAAYGRPTLRDLFDESPTPHIAHPPRSHHRDFYLATDGSFRPHAADEATDARGGLGVVVETFDGERVVRLSVSDGAPDNNVAEYRALHLGLDVLATRAPADARIGLLIDHDQLAGNVNAELLSTPGSAHDPPHPVTVPPETGLHWRGIRARLSGFDEVRAARIDSGRNPAHPLANAPEQYAHVNQEPDRCVVPQASATDERVPPPSRSERGGASD; from the coding sequence ATGGCCGCCTACGGCCGGCCGACCCTACGAGACCTGTTCGACGAGTCACCGACGCCTCACATCGCCCACCCCCCTCGCAGCCACCACCGAGACTTCTACCTCGCGACCGACGGGTCCTTCCGTCCGCACGCCGCGGACGAGGCCACCGACGCACGCGGTGGACTGGGCGTCGTCGTCGAGACGTTCGACGGCGAGCGCGTCGTCCGACTCTCCGTGTCCGACGGGGCACCGGACAACAACGTCGCCGAGTACCGGGCTCTCCATCTGGGCCTGGACGTGCTGGCGACACGCGCGCCGGCCGACGCCCGGATCGGGCTGCTCATCGACCACGACCAGCTCGCCGGGAACGTCAACGCCGAGCTGCTGTCGACGCCGGGGTCGGCCCACGACCCGCCCCATCCGGTCACGGTGCCGCCGGAGACCGGACTCCACTGGCGGGGCATCCGGGCGCGCCTCAGCGGCTTCGACGAGGTCCGGGCCGCCCGGATCGACAGCGGCCGCAACCCCGCGCACCCGCTGGCCAACGCCCCCGAACAGTACGCCCACGTCAACCAGGAGCCGGACCGCTGTGTGGTCCCGCAGGCCTCGGCGACCGACGAGCGCGTCCCGCCGCCCTCCCGCTCGGAGCGCGGCGGTGCCTCCGACTGA
- a CDS encoding NAD-dependent epimerase/dehydratase family protein, translating into MVETIAVTGGNGRVGRAVLEHLVERGYRTVNLSRGSREESHSQTYLTTDLLDAGEVYGSLAKSDPDAVVHLGMIPTPESTPGYRTFESNAMSTYHVLEAAGGVGVETVALASSLSAIGGGFEPDPITVDSLPVDEGHRLTPSTPYGLGKQTLETVADGFARREHGAPRTIASLRFPWVVDDDLARETFVEGDRTLDGLRAADELRGQRNTLFTYVHVSDVADLVRRSVEAAFEGHERLWVSAPDTSLETATEAVVGELFPEADVRDGFPETEHAPLVDTAKAERLLGWEPTWSWRTLR; encoded by the coding sequence ATGGTCGAGACGATCGCCGTCACCGGCGGGAACGGACGAGTCGGCCGTGCCGTCCTCGAACACCTCGTCGAGCGGGGCTACCGAACCGTCAACCTCTCTCGGGGGAGCAGAGAGGAGTCCCACTCGCAGACCTACCTCACCACCGACCTCCTCGACGCCGGCGAGGTCTACGGGAGCCTCGCCAAGAGCGACCCGGACGCGGTCGTCCACCTCGGGATGATTCCCACGCCGGAGTCGACGCCGGGATACCGCACCTTCGAGAGCAACGCGATGTCGACGTACCACGTGCTGGAGGCCGCGGGCGGGGTGGGCGTGGAGACGGTGGCGCTCGCGTCGAGTCTCAGCGCGATCGGCGGCGGGTTCGAGCCCGACCCGATCACGGTCGACTCCCTCCCGGTCGACGAGGGTCACCGCCTGACCCCGTCGACGCCGTACGGACTCGGCAAGCAGACGCTGGAGACCGTCGCCGACGGGTTCGCACGCCGGGAACACGGCGCACCCCGGACCATCGCCTCACTGCGGTTCCCGTGGGTCGTCGACGACGACCTGGCCCGCGAGACGTTCGTCGAGGGCGACCGGACCCTCGACGGCCTCCGCGCGGCCGACGAGCTCCGCGGCCAGCGCAACACGCTGTTCACCTACGTCCACGTGAGCGACGTGGCCGACCTCGTCCGGCGGTCCGTCGAGGCGGCGTTCGAGGGCCACGAGCGACTCTGGGTGTCGGCCCCCGACACGAGCCTCGAGACGGCCACGGAGGCCGTCGTCGGGGAACTGTTCCCCGAGGCAGACGTTCGGGACGGGTTCCCGGAGACCGAGCACGCGCCGCTCGTCGACACCGCGAAGGCGGAGCGGTTGCTCGGCTGGGAGCCCACGTGGTCCTGGCGGACGCTCCGGTGA
- a CDS encoding NADP-dependent malic enzyme, with amino-acid sequence MGLDEDALDYHSRDPPGKIEIATTKPTNTQRDLSLAYSPGVAAPCEEIAADPEQAFTYTAKGNLVGVVSDGSAVLGLGDIGPEASKPVMEGKGVLFKRFADIDVFDIELDTGDPDAMVGAVSAMEPTFGGINLEDIAAPECFEVERRLREQMDIPVFHDDQHGTAIISGAALLNAADIAGKDLADLDIVFSGAGASAIATARFYVSLGARKENITMCDSSGIITADRAQHEDINEFKREFARDVPGGDLADAMADADVFVGLSVGGIVSEEMVQSMADDPIIFAMANPDPEIAYEDAKQARDDTVIMATGRSDYPNQVNNVLGFPFIFRGALDVRATEINEEMKVAAARALAELAREDVPDEVVKAYGDQPLQFGPEYIIPKPLDPRVLFEVTPAVAEAAMDSGAARRELDLGQYAEQLEARLGKSREMMRVVLNKAKSDPKRVVLAEGDDEKMIRAAYQLVEQGIAEPVLLGDADEIEQTRRKFGLEFDPVVVDPETADVDAYADRLYELRQRKGVTRREAEELVRDGNYLGSVMVEMGDADAMLTGLTHHYPSALRPPLQVIGTADDADYAAGVYMLTFKNKVVFCADTTVNQDPDARVLAEVTRHTAELARSFNVEPRAAMLSYSNFGSVDNPGTRKPRTAVERLRNDDRVDFPVDGEMQADTAVVEDILTGTYEFSDLEDPANVLVFPNLEAGNIGYKLLQRLGGAEAIGPMLVGMDKPVHVLQRGDEVKDIVNLAGVAVVDAQQE; translated from the coding sequence ATGGGACTCGACGAGGACGCGCTAGACTACCACAGCCGGGATCCACCCGGCAAGATAGAGATCGCGACGACCAAACCGACCAACACACAGCGGGACCTCTCGCTGGCGTACTCGCCGGGCGTCGCCGCGCCCTGCGAGGAGATCGCCGCCGATCCCGAGCAGGCGTTCACCTACACCGCGAAGGGGAACCTCGTCGGCGTCGTCTCCGACGGCTCGGCCGTGCTCGGGCTGGGCGACATCGGCCCCGAGGCCTCCAAGCCCGTGATGGAGGGGAAGGGGGTCCTGTTCAAGCGCTTCGCCGACATCGACGTCTTCGACATCGAGCTCGACACCGGCGACCCCGACGCGATGGTCGGGGCCGTCAGCGCGATGGAACCCACCTTCGGCGGCATCAACCTCGAGGACATCGCCGCCCCCGAGTGTTTCGAGGTCGAGCGCCGGCTCCGCGAGCAGATGGACATCCCCGTGTTCCACGACGACCAGCACGGCACCGCCATCATCTCGGGGGCCGCCCTGCTCAACGCCGCCGACATCGCCGGCAAGGACCTCGCCGACCTCGACATCGTCTTCTCCGGGGCCGGGGCCAGCGCCATCGCCACCGCCCGCTTCTACGTCTCGCTGGGCGCACGGAAAGAGAACATCACGATGTGTGACTCCTCGGGGATCATCACCGCCGACCGCGCCCAACACGAGGACATCAACGAGTTCAAACGGGAGTTCGCCCGCGACGTCCCCGGGGGCGACCTCGCCGACGCGATGGCCGACGCGGACGTGTTCGTCGGGCTCTCGGTCGGCGGCATCGTCTCCGAGGAGATGGTCCAGTCGATGGCCGACGACCCAATCATCTTCGCGATGGCCAACCCCGACCCCGAGATCGCCTACGAGGACGCCAAACAGGCCCGCGACGACACGGTCATCATGGCGACCGGGCGCTCGGACTACCCCAACCAGGTCAACAACGTCCTGGGGTTCCCGTTCATCTTCCGCGGGGCCTTAGACGTCCGCGCCACCGAGATCAACGAGGAGATGAAGGTCGCCGCCGCCCGGGCGCTGGCGGAGCTCGCGCGGGAGGACGTGCCCGACGAGGTGGTGAAAGCGTACGGCGACCAGCCGCTGCAGTTCGGGCCGGAGTACATCATCCCCAAACCGCTGGACCCGCGGGTCCTCTTCGAGGTGACGCCGGCCGTCGCCGAGGCCGCGATGGACAGCGGCGCGGCCCGGCGCGAACTCGACCTCGGCCAGTACGCCGAGCAACTGGAGGCGCGCCTCGGCAAGTCCCGCGAGATGATGCGGGTCGTCCTGAACAAAGCCAAGAGCGACCCCAAGCGGGTCGTGCTGGCGGAGGGCGACGACGAGAAGATGATCCGGGCGGCCTACCAGCTCGTCGAGCAGGGGATCGCCGAACCGGTCCTGCTGGGCGACGCCGACGAGATCGAACAGACCCGCCGGAAGTTCGGCCTGGAGTTCGATCCCGTGGTGGTCGACCCCGAGACGGCCGACGTCGACGCCTACGCGGACCGCCTGTACGAGCTCCGCCAGCGCAAGGGCGTCACCCGGCGGGAGGCCGAGGAACTGGTCCGGGACGGGAACTACCTGGGCAGCGTGATGGTCGAGATGGGCGACGCCGACGCGATGCTGACGGGGCTGACCCACCACTACCCGTCGGCGCTGCGCCCGCCCCTGCAGGTGATCGGCACCGCCGACGACGCCGACTACGCCGCCGGGGTGTATATGCTGACGTTCAAGAACAAGGTCGTCTTCTGTGCGGACACGACGGTCAATCAGGACCCCGACGCCCGGGTCCTGGCGGAGGTGACCCGCCACACGGCGGAGCTGGCCCGGAGCTTCAACGTCGAGCCGCGGGCGGCGATGCTGTCGTACTCGAACTTCGGGAGCGTCGACAACCCCGGGACGCGCAAGCCCCGGACGGCCGTCGAGCGCCTCCGGAACGACGACCGGGTGGACTTCCCGGTCGACGGGGAGATGCAGGCCGACACGGCCGTCGTCGAGGACATCCTCACGGGGACCTACGAGTTCTCGGACCTCGAAGACCCCGCGAACGTCTTGGTGTTCCCGAACCTCGAGGCCGGCAACATCGGGTACAAACTGCTCCAGCGGCTGGGCGGCGCGGAGGCGATCGGCCCGATGCTGGTGGGGATGGACAAGCCGGTCCACGTCCTCCAGCGCGGCGACGAGGTCAAGGACATCGTGAACCTGGCGGGGGTCGCGGTGGTGGACGCACAGCAGGAGTGA
- a CDS encoding COX15/CtaA family protein yields the protein MTERFRQLLAGTTALTFVLILLGVYTGAIGAGLTCGARWPLCDGWLGLFPANWASFVEWFHRLVAMITGFAILGSTYLAWRRDHATRVKRATAIATVVLPVQILLGANTIVNFGALAQVLHHAAALTILTALVAATAWAYDAPGTAAETRSEATAGDPTTDADPTGSD from the coding sequence ATGACCGAGCGTTTCCGGCAGTTGCTCGCGGGGACGACGGCGCTGACCTTCGTGCTCATCCTGCTGGGTGTCTACACCGGGGCCATCGGGGCCGGCCTGACCTGCGGGGCGCGCTGGCCGCTCTGTGACGGGTGGCTGGGGCTGTTCCCGGCGAACTGGGCGAGTTTCGTCGAGTGGTTCCACCGGCTGGTCGCGATGATCACCGGCTTCGCCATCCTCGGCTCGACGTACCTCGCGTGGCGACGGGACCACGCGACGCGGGTCAAGCGCGCGACGGCCATCGCGACGGTCGTGCTCCCGGTCCAGATCCTGCTCGGGGCGAACACCATCGTCAACTTCGGAGCGCTCGCGCAGGTCCTCCACCACGCGGCCGCGCTGACCATCCTGACGGCGCTGGTCGCCGCCACGGCCTGGGCCTACGACGCGCCGGGAACCGCCGCGGAGACCCGCTCGGAGGCGACCGCGGGCGACCCGACGACCGACGCCGACCCGACCGGCTCCGACTGA
- a CDS encoding basic amino acid ABC transporter substrate-binding protein, with product MSDDGLSRRQYLTTVGGSAVALSVAGCMGDGGSGGGQTITAGTAPGFPPFEMKEGGELVGFDIDLLEAVVGQSDYELSGWEEFEFDSLIPALTNDNIDVIAAGMTINEKRDETIDFTDPYYSSDQAIVVRSDGDFSPSELADLADRPIGAQSGTTGEGVVQDELVGDEISESQYNSYGNYVLAIEDLQNGNIDAVVIDVPVARTFAANRPVEVAFVYETGEQFGFGVRTDADELTSSLNDGLATVRENGTYEDLTAEWFGE from the coding sequence ATGTCAGACGACGGACTCTCACGGCGTCAGTATCTCACCACCGTCGGCGGTTCGGCGGTCGCACTGTCGGTCGCGGGCTGTATGGGCGACGGCGGGAGCGGCGGCGGACAGACCATCACCGCCGGCACCGCGCCCGGCTTCCCCCCGTTCGAGATGAAGGAGGGCGGCGAACTCGTCGGGTTCGACATCGACCTGCTGGAGGCCGTCGTCGGGCAGAGCGACTACGAGCTCTCCGGCTGGGAGGAGTTCGAGTTCGACTCGCTCATCCCCGCGCTGACCAACGACAACATCGACGTCATCGCGGCCGGGATGACCATCAACGAGAAGCGCGACGAGACGATCGACTTCACCGATCCCTACTACTCCTCGGACCAGGCCATCGTCGTCCGGTCCGACGGGGACTTCTCGCCCAGCGAACTGGCCGACCTCGCGGACAGGCCGATCGGCGCACAGAGCGGGACCACCGGCGAGGGCGTCGTCCAGGACGAACTCGTCGGCGACGAGATCTCCGAGAGCCAGTACAACTCCTACGGCAACTACGTGCTGGCAATCGAGGACCTCCAGAACGGCAACATCGACGCCGTCGTCATCGACGTCCCCGTCGCGCGGACCTTCGCCGCGAACCGGCCGGTCGAAGTGGCGTTCGTCTACGAGACCGGCGAGCAGTTCGGCTTCGGCGTCCGCACGGACGCCGACGAACTCACCTCGTCGCTCAACGACGGGCTGGCGACGGTCCGGGAGAACGGGACCTACGAGGACCTGACGGCGGAGTGGTTCGGCGAGTAA